CGTGACCTGAGCGGTGGCATGTGTGACCTCTCCAAACTGTGAAGTGACGTGGGGCGATCCCGCGGTGTGGGAGCTGTGGGGCGTGTGCTCGCAGCGGCGGATCGCGGCGCTGCCGCCGGCTCAGCGGAGGTCGCGCGCGGGCCGGCCCGGTCCGCCGATGGTACCAACCGCACCCCCGCGAAACCGGCGCACGCCCACGAGAAATCCCGGAACCCAGGCCCGGACACGAGCCCCACCGGTCAGGACAGGCCACACGAAAGACGAGGCGGAGACGACCTCAACGCCTGCGATCAGTCCCAGAGAAGGGTTTCGAACTAAGCGGGAAACCGCGGCCGCGAAGCCGCAAGAGACGGGCCGGGGCGCGAGAAAGGCGCCCCAGCACCTGACGACGAGCGCACCGCTGCAGACACGGCCGAAAGGCCCCTGACGCGACGACCTCAGCCACGGCCGCAACCCCGCACCGACCTTGACGCCTGCGATCGCGTCCGAAGGCAGGTTCGAGCTTGCGAGAACCTGATCGCGCAGCGAGCCCTGGGCGAGTCGGAGCGATGCAGCGATCGCGCGCATTGCCCGTTGAAGGGAGGGCCGCCAAGGCCCGACCGCCAAGGGCAATGCAATTTAATTCGGATACTTCGGGGGTAGTGCCTGCTCCGCGGCCTGGAAGATCCGCTGGACGTCGCTCTCGGTGAGGATCTTCGGGCGGCGGCGCAGGTAGGCGCGCGCCCGGTTGCCCGCGTAGACGTCGACGTCGCGGACCCGCATGACCTTCCACGGGATGGACGGTCCGTAGATCGCCACGGAGGCCTGGACCGGCACCTCGAAGCCGACCCGTTCGGCGAGGATGCTGCTGGCCTGCTGGGCCTCCCAGCGGGCCTCGTCCAGGCGGTCCTTCTTGTTGAAGGGGCCGTGGAAGAGCTTGAGGTGGGACATGGTCCGGACGGGCAGGCGCTTGTCCCATTTCTCGGAGTCGATGGCGTAGACGCCGCTCGGCCCGATCACGAGGTGGTCGATCCGCCCGTCGCTGACGCCGTCGTCGTCGCGGGGCACGGCGCGCGCGTGCAGCACGACGTACCCGTTGCGCTCGAGCGACTTCAGCTGCCTCTCGGTGCGCCGTTCCGCGGCGGAGGGCTTCTGCCAGGCGGGGACGGAGGAGCTCTTGCGGGACCGGCGCACGATGTCGCCGACCACGACGAGCACCGCGACCGCGAGGCCGAGCCGCCAGCCGATCAGGAGCCAGACGACGAGGGCCGCGCCGGCGGCGGCGCCCGCCGTCGGCAGCCAGCGGCGGACACGGGGGTCGGCGAGCAGGGCCGCCGCCGGGCCCTCCTCGGAACGCTCCTTCACGGGAGCCTGGTGGTGGTGCTCACTCGTCTCCTCCGACCCCGTCGTCTCCGCCCCCGTCGACTCCGAGCGCTCCCGGGGGTGGCCCCGGGCTCCGTGCTTGTTGCCCCGCTCCATGATCGCCATTGGTGACGCTCCGTATTCCTTTCCGATCGGGGGCATGATCCTCCGTGCGCAGAGTAATCATCCGCGAGGTCGCCGACTAGTCATGCCGGGTTAATAGTTTTGTCGCCCATCGTGGGTGATTCACTGCCGTGACGGTTGGGTATGTCGGTAATCTTCTCCCTCCGCCGCCGCAGTCGTGCTGCCCTCTTTGATGCCCGCGCACACGCGGTCTAGCGTTCCGGTTCGTGACACAAACACATGACCTCACCGCCACCCGGATGGCCGCCGCAGTGCGCACCGGGGAAGTATCCCCCGTCGAGCTCACCGATCACTACCTGGCCCGCATCGAACGGCTCAACGAGCAGGTCGGGGCCTATGTGACGGTCACCGCCGAGCGCGCCCGCGAGGAGGCGCGCCAGGCCGAGAAGGCCGTGCTGGACGCGGACGACCGGTCGGCGCTGCCGCCGCTGCACGGCGTCCCGGTGCCGATCAAGGACCTCAACCTCGTCAACGGGGTCCGGATGACGTTCGGCTCACGCGTCTACTCCGACCTCACCGGTTTCGCGGACGACCACATCGTGACCCGGCTGCGGGAGGCCGGGTCGGTGCTCCTCGGCAAGACCACCACGCCCGAGTTCGGCCTGCCGTGCTACACGGAGAGTGACGTCGCCCCGCCGGCGCGGACGCCGTGGGACCTGTCCCGGTCGGCGGGCGGTTCCAGCGGCGGCGCCGCCGCGGCGGTGGCCGCCGGGCTGGCCCCCGTCGCGCAGGGCAGCGACGGCGGCGGGTCGATCCGCATCCCCAGCAGCGCGTGCGGGCTCTTCGGGATCAAGCCGACCCGGGGGCGCGTCTCGCAGGGGCCGGTCGTCCCCGACCTGTTCGGACTGTCGACGAACGGGCCCATCGCCCGGACCGTCCGCGACGCGGCCCTCCTGCTGGACGTCATGGCGGGCCACATGCCCGGCGACATCTACGCCGCGCCTCCCGTGGAGGGGTCGTTCGCGTCCTACGCCGAGCGCCCGCCGGGGAGGCTGCGGATCGCGCGGAGCATCGAGCCGCCCGTGCCGGACGCCGAGGTGCACCCGGACTGCGTCGCCGCCTACGAGGCCGCGTCGGAGCTGCTGGAGGAGCTGGGCCACGAGGTCGTGGACCTGCCGCCGGTGCTCGGCCCGGACGTCGTCCCGCACTTCGTGACGCTGTGGGGCGCCATGGCGACCGTCACGCCCGTCCCGGAGGGCAGCGAGCACCTGCTCCAGCCGCTGACCCGCTGGCTGCGCGAACGCGGCGAGGCGACGAGCGCGCCGCAGCTGTTCCAGGCGCACGCCGCGCTGCAGGGGGCGCTGCGCGCGGCGTTCCCGGTGATGAACGAGTACGACGCGATCCTGACCCCGACGCTGGCGCAGCCGCCCGCCCCGATCGGGTACTTCCACGACCAGGAGCCCGCCGAGAACTTCGAGCGGCAGAAGAGGTTCACCCCGTTCACCTCGATGTACAACATCTCGGGGCAGCCCGCGGTGAGCGTCCCGCTGCACGTGAACGCCGACGGACTGCCGATCGGGATCATGCTCGCCGGGCGGCTCGGCGGCGAGGGGACGCTGATCTCGCTGTCGGCGCAGCTGGAGGAGGCCCGCCCGTGGATCGACCGGAAGCCGGAGATCTGGACGGCGTGAGCCCGCCCCGGCGGGGCATGGTGCAGGGGTGGCCGACGAGGAACTGATCAGGCTGGCCGGTCTGCACGGCGTCGCCGCCCGCTACACCGACTGGCGCGGACGCGAGGTCGCCGTCTCGCCCGACACCCTGGCGGCGGTCTTGGGGGCGCTGGGGGTGGACGCGTCCACCCCCAGCGCCGTCCGGGACGGGCTGGAGCGCGCCGGCGAACCGGGACGCGCGCTGCCGCCGAACATCGTCGTCCGCCGGGAGGCGGGCCCGGTGACCGGCCTGGTCCTCGCGGAGCTCCGCCGGCATCTCGGCTCGGGCGAGGACGCCGAGGTGGACGTCCGGCAGGGGGCGGAGGAGGTCCTCGCACCGCCGGGCGCGGACGTCCCGGGGGCGGAGCGGCCGTTCGAGCCGCTGGTCGGGCTGGCGGACGTGCCGTCCGGCTGGCACCGCCTGCGGGTCCGCCGCGGCGGCCGCACCGACGAGACGCGGCTGCTGGTCGCGCCGGTCGCGCCCGCGCCCCCGCGCGCCTGGGGATTCACGGCGCAGCTGTACTCGGTCCGTTCCCGCGGGTCGTGGGGGCTCGGCGACCTGCGCGATCTGGCGGACCTCGCGGCGTGGAGCGGCCGGGAGCTGGGCGCGGGCTTCGTCCTGGTCAACCCGCTGCACGCGACGGAGCCGGTCCCGCCGATCGGGCCGTCGCCGTACTCGCCGATGAGCCGCCGCTTCCCCTCCCCGCTCTACCTGCGGGTCGAGGACATGCCGGAGTACGCGCTCCTGCCCGCGCGGGACCGGGAGCGGCTGGCCGCCCTCGCCGGCGGGCTCCGCGCGCACGATGGGCTGCTGGACAGGGACGCGGTGTGGGCGGCGAAGCTGGAGGCGTTCGAGGCGATGTACCGCCTGTGGCGGGAGGGCCCCCGGCGGGAGGGGGACGGCTCCGGCTACGAGGAGTTCCGCAGGCGCGAGGGCGCCGCGCTCGACGGCTACGCCACGTGGTGCGCGATCAGTGAGGAGCAGGGCACGGTCGACTGGAGGCGCTGGCCGCCGTCCGTCCAGGACCCCGGCGCGCCGGGCGTCGCGGACACGCCCCGGTACCGCTCCCGCGCCGACTTCCACGCGTGGCTCCAGTGGCGCCTGGACGGGCAGCTCGCGGCGGCGCAGCGGGCGGCGCGGGACGCCGGGATGCCCGTCGGCGTCGTCCACGACCTGGCCGTCGGGATCCCGCACGGCAGCGCCGACGCCTGGATGTACCGGGACGTGCTCGCGCCCGGGATGAGCGTGGGGGCGCCGCCGGACGAGTTCAACCAGCGCGGCCAGGACTGGGGCCAGCAGCCGTGGCGGCCGGACGCGATGGCCCGCGACGGCTACCGGCCGTTCCGCGAGATGGTGGCCGCGGTGCTCCGGCACGCGGGCGGGATCCGCCTGGACCACGCCATGCAGGTCTCGCGGCTGTGGTGGGTGCCTGAGGGCGCTTCACCGGCCGAGGGCACCTACGTCCGCTACGACCGCGACGCCCTGCTCGGGTGCCTGACGCGGGAGGCCGAACGCTTCGGCGCCGTCGTCGTCGGCGAGGACCTCGGCACGGTGGAGCCGGAGATCAGGGAGGCCATGGCGAGACGTGGTGTGCTCGGCACGTCCCTCCTGTGGTTCGAACGCGACGCAGAAGGACGCCCCAAGCCCCCGGATCAGTGGCGCGAGCTGTCCCTCGCCACGGTCGGCACCCATGACATGCCGCCCATCACCGGGTTCGTCCACGGCGACCACATCGCCCTCCGCGACCGTCTCGGCCTCCTCACCCGTCCGCGCGCCGAGGAGGAGGACGACCACCGCCGCCAGCTGGCGGACTGGCTGGCCCTCCTGCACGACGAGGGCCTGCTGTCCGCGTCGCCCTCCGAGATCATGCGGGCTCTGGCGGACGGGTCCACCGCCTATGACGCGCAGGTCGTGACCGCCCTGCACGCTTTCCTGGACCGCACCCCCGCCCGCCTCAAGGGCATCTCCCTCGCCGACGCCGTGGGAGAGCGCCGCACCCAGAACCAGCCGGGCACCACCGACGAGTACCCCAACTGGCGGATCCCGCTGGCCGACGCCGATGGGAGGCCGGTCCTCCTGGAGGACCTCGGTGCCGCCTTCGTCGACCCGAACCTCAGGCCAGGGCGTCGATGATGCGGACGGTCACCTCGTGCAGGAGCGTGTCGGGACGGATTTCGGTCGCGGCGATCGCGGAGAAGAGCTCGGGGAGGCCGGGGAGGGGGTAGGACGGGTCGGGGTCCGCGAGGGCCTTGTGGCCCAGCGGATGGCGCGACAGCGTCTTGCGCGCGCGGGTCCACGCCGTCTGGACCTCCTCCGGGGACGGGACTCCGAAGCCGTGGCCGACCGGCGCGGCGTGGCGCAGCTTCACCAGGGCGCCGTCGGTGAAGTCGGCGGCGAGCCGGCAGCGGTCGGTGAGGTCGGCGCGGACGGCGTCGTCCAGGCGGGTCATGACCGAGCAGGGCGTCCGGCAGCGGGCGGCGCAGTCGCCGAGCGCGGAGGCGACGTGGCTGTGCTGGCGGTCGAGGTAGGCGCGCCAGCCCGGCGGCGGCTCCCGTGAGACGCGCAGGGTCCGCTCGCACGCGGAACGTTCCGGGCGGGTGTGGTCGCACATGCGGGCCGAGCCCGGCTCGACCGGGACGCCGAACCGGCTCCCCTCGCCCCCCACGGACGCGCCGATGCGGGCGGGGTCGCCGGCGTGGCCGAGGACGGGCTCCCACGCGAGCATGGGGAGGTACTCGCCGGCGATGTGCACGGCGGCGACGAGCGGGGCCATGTCGCGGCGGTGCCAGCGGATCGCGATGACCTCCAGCAGGAGGGCGTAGGCGGGCCGCAGGCTGGTGAGCGCCCCGCGGGGGCGCTCGCGCGGCGTCTGCGGCATGCGGCTGGCGCGGGCGCGGTCGAGCAGGTCGCGGGGGACCTCCCCGACGGCCTCGGGCATGCCGAAGTCCTCGGCGTCAAGGTCGAGGACGCGCTGCCCGAACGCGCACAGGGCGGCGACGGCCTCGGCGTCGTGGCGGGTGGCCTCGCCGCCCGCGTCCAGGACGACGCCCCGGTGGATGAGGGCGGCGAGGTCCCCGAACGCGTACCGCCGTGCCAGCGCGGTCAGAACGTCCCGTACTGTCTGCACCCCGATCCCCTCCCCGTGACCATGCAACGATCCCATGGCCACGGGGGTGGGGGACAAGGCTCCGGCCGGTCGGGGCCGCCCGTGCGCGCAAGCGGGCCCTGCGCTCAGGCGGGCCCTGCGCTCGGGCGGGCCGTGCGCTCAGGCGGAGGCCGCGTCCTTCGCGCGGGCGCGCAGCGCGCGGGCGACGCCGTCGCGTCCCTCCGACAGGAGCCGCGCCAGCGCCGGCGGGGGCTGCTCCTCCGCGATGTAGGCCTCGGTGCGGTCGATCGTGGACTGCTCGATCACGAGGAAGGGGTAGGCGACCTCCGCGAACGTCTGCGCCATGTCGCTGCTCCACTCGTCCCAGATGCGCCCGACCTCCGCGAAGTACTTGTCGACGTAGGGGACGAGGAGGTCCGCCTGGTCCGGCTCGACGAAGCCGCCGAGCGTCGCCCGGAAGACGGCGTTGGGCAGCTCCCCGGACACGATCCGCTCCCACGCGGCCGCCTTGGCCTCCGCGGACGGGATCGCGGCCTTGCACCCGGCGGCGTGCCGTTCGCCCGCCGCGGTGCGGTCGCGCTCGTGCTCGGCGTCGATCTCGGCCTCGCCCGCCTTCCCGGTGACGACGAGGCGGCGCAGCAGGGTCCAGCGCAGGTCGGTGTCGACCGTGAGCCCATCGAGCGCCTGCGAGCCGTCCAGGAGCCCTTGGACGAACTCCAGGTGCTCGTCGGTGACGGCGGTGGCGGCGAACGCCTGCGTGTAGGCGAGCTGGAGGTCCGACCCGGGCTCGGCTTCGCGGGCCAGGTCCATGAGGGTGTCGGCCAGCAGCCTCTGGCCCTCCTCGCGCCAGGCGGGGTCCGCGTACTGCTGGAGGGCGAGGCGGGCCTGCCGCAGCAGCGTCTGCGTGACCGAGATGTCGGTGACGCCGCGGACGCCCTTCGCGACGAGCCGGACGTAGTCGCGCGTGGCCATCTCGGCGTCGCGCGTCATGTCCCAGGCGGCCGACCAGCACAGCGCGCGGGGCAGGCTCTCCCTGATCTCCCCGATGCCGTCGACCAGGGTCCGCTGGGAGTGCTCGTCGAGCCGGATCTTGGCGTAGGTGAGGTCGTCGTCGTTGATCAGCACGAGGTCGGGGCGCTTCTCGCCGACGAGCTGCGGGACCTCCGTCCGGGCGCCGACCACGTCGAGTTCGACCCGCTCCCGGCGGACGATGCCGTCCTCCGTCCGGTCGTAGAGCCCGATCGCGAGGCGGTGCGAACGCAGCGTCGGGTAGTCGGGCTTGGCCTCCTGCAGGACGGCGAACGACGAGAAGTTGCCGTCGGCGTCCAGTTCGAACTCGGGCCGCATCGTGTTGACGCCCGCGGTCTCCAGCCACTCCTTCGACCAGGACGCCAGGTCTTCGCGGCCGGACGTCTCCTCCAGCGCGCCCAGCAGGTCGGTGAGGACGGTGTTGCCCCACGCGTGCCGGTCGAAGTAGCGCCGCACGCCCTCCAGGAAGTTGTCGAGGCCGACATAGGCCACGAGCTGCTTCAGGACGGACGCGCCCTTGGCGTAGGTGATGCCGTCGAAGTTCACCTCGACCGCGCGGATGTCGGGGATGTCGGCGGCGATCGGGTGGGTGGACGGCAGCTGGTCCTGCCGGTACGCCCACGCCTTCTCCAGGTTCGCGAACGTCGTCCAGGCGCCCTTCCACTTGGTGGCCTCCGCCATGCACAGGACGCTCATGTACGTGGCGAACGACTCGTTCAGCCACAGGTCGTCCCACCAGCGCATGGTGACCAGGTCGCCGAACCACATGTGCGCCATCTCGTGGAGGATCGTCTCGGCGCGCCGCTCGTAGGCCGCGTCGGTGACCCGCGACCGGAAGACGTAGTCCTCCAGGAAGGTGACGGCGCCCGCGTTCTCCATGGCGCCCGCGTTGAACTCGGGGACGAACAGCTGGTCGTACTTCCCGAACGGGTACCTGCGGCCGAACACCTTCTCGAAGTAGGCGAACCCGCGGCGGGTCACGTCGATGATCGCGTCGGCGTCGAGGTACTCGGCGAGCGACGCGCGGCAGTACACGCCGAGCGGGATGACCGAGCCGTCGTCGCGGCGGAACTCGTCCCGGACGACGTGGTAGGGCCCCGCGATGAGCGCGGTGATGTAGGTGGAGACGCGCGGCGTCGGCGGGAAGCGCCACACGCCCCCGGAGCCCCCGGCGGTCTCGGGGGCCTCGTTGGTGACGACCACCCAGTCCTCGGGGGCCTTCACGGTGAACGCGAACGTCGCCTTCAGGTCGGGCTGGTCGAAGCAGGCGTACATGCGGTGCGCGTCGGCCGTCTCGAACTGCGAGTACAGGTACACGCCGCCGTCGACGGGGTCGACGAAGCGGTGCAGGCCCTCACCGGAACGTGAGTATGCGCAGTCGGCCACGACACGGAGTTCGTTCTCCGCGGCGAGGTCCGGCAGCGGCAGGCGGCCCTTCTCGGGGTCGTAGGACGCGGGATCCAGGGCCTTGCCGTTGAGCGTCGCCTCCCGCACGACGGCGCCGTGCAGGTCGACGAACGTCGACGCGCCGGTCTCCGCGCTGCCGAACCGGATCACGGTGGTGGAACCGAAGGTGTCCTCGCCCGTGGTGAGGTCCAGGTCGACCGCGTATGACTCGACGTTGAGCAACCGTGCCCGTTCCCGCGCCTCGTCGCGCGTGAGGTTGCCTGCCACATGAACTCCTTGGTCGGCTTATTCGCTTGATCCCCCATGTCTACCAACCGGAGGCGCCGGAGTCCGTGCGCCACGGGCGATGCGGCTTTCACGCGCACGGGAATCGGGATGACCGTGCCCCCGTTGTGGCGATAGACATCCCGTTTCTCGGTTTCCCGAACAAGGAGGCGACGTGGCCGACGACGCTGCGACCCCTGTGGACTTCTGGTTCGACCCCCTGTGCCCGTGGGCGTGGATCACTTCGCGGTGGATCCTCGAGGTGGAGAAGCTCCGTCCGATCAAGGTGCGCTGGCACGTGATGAGCCTGTCCGTCCTCAACGAGGACAAGGAGGTGCCGGAGGAGTACCGGCAGGCGATCGAGGAGGGCTGGGGCCCGGTCCGCGTGTGCGTCGCCGCCGAGCAGAAGTACGGGCCCGAGGTCCTCGGCCGCCTGTACACCGAGATGGGCACGCGCCGCCACCACGAGAAGCAGCAGTTCGGCCGTCCCTTCTACGAGGCCGCGCTGACCGCGGCGGGGCTCGACCCGGAACTCGCGGACGCCGCCGAGTCCACCGTGTACGACGAGGCCGTGCGCGCCTCCCACAAGGACGGCATCGACCGCGTGGGCCAGGAGGTCGGCACCCCGGTCATCGCGGTGGAGGGCAACGCGTTCTTCGGCCCCGTGGTGTCGCCGGTCCCGCGCGGCGAGGCCGCGGTCAAGCTGTGGGACGGCGTCCTGGCGGTGGCCGGCACCGACGGCTTCTTCGAGCTGAAGCGCAGCCGCACCCGTGACCCGATCTTCGACTGACGCCGCACGGCACCGTGTCCGCAGGAGTTACATAACTCTTGCTATTGCAAGAGACTTGCAATAGCGGACTTCGCGCCGCAGACTGACGATGTCGGTACGGACCGGCGGGCGCGCCGGTCCGTACCGACGAGGTCTGCAGGAGAGGGTCGGCAGAACTGCTGAGGGCGGTGAGCACCCGGTGCACGTACCTGATGGCTTCATCGACGCGCCCGTGTCGGTCGCGGCGGGGGCGGTGGCAGTGGCGGGAGTCGCGGTCGCACTGCGCGGGGCGCGGCGCGAGCTGGACGACCGCACGGCGCCTCTCGCCGGGCTGACGGCCGCGTTCGTCTTCGCCGCGCAGATGCTCAACTTCCCCGTCGCGGGCGGGACGAGCGGCCACCTGCTCGGCGGGGCGCTCGCGGCGATCCTCGTGGGGCCCTACGCGGGAGTGCTGGCGGTCTCGGTCGTCCTGCTGTTGCAGGCGCTCCTGTTCGCCGACGGCGGCCTAAGCGCGCTGGGCGTCAACGTCATCCTCATGGCGCTCGTCACGGTGTTCGTGGGTTACGGCACATTCCGGCTGATGCTGCGGGTGCTGCCCAAGACCAGGGCGATGGTGTCCGGTGCGGCGTTCGCGGCGGCCCTGGTGTCGGTGCCCGCGTCCGCGCTCGCCTTCGTCGTGCTCTACGCGCTCGGCGGGACCGCGGACGTGTCGCTCGGCACGGTCGCCGCGGCGATGGTCGGCGTCCACGTGCTGATCGGCATCGGCGAGGCGCTGATCACCGCGGTCACCGTGTCGAGCGTGCTCGCCGTCCGCCCCGACCTCGTGTACGGGGCCCGCGACCTGATGAAACGGCCCGAGCTGCGCACGGCCGCTCCCAGCGCGTCCCAGGCCTGAGGAGGAGAGGGATGGACACGAAGCGGTTCTTCGCCGGATTCCTGCTGGTCTCCCTCATCCTCGCGGGAGTCGTCAGCCACTTCGCGAGCGGCGACCCGGACGGGCTGGAGAAGGTCGCCGAGCAGGAGGGCATCAGCGCCCAGGAGAAGGAGCACGCGCTCGGAGACTCCCCGCTCGGCGACTACGGGGTCAAGGGCGTCGACAACGAGTGGGCCTCGGTGGGGCTGTCCGGCGTCATCGGAGTGGGCGCCGTCCTCCTGGTGGGCGGCGGCCTGTTCTGGGCCGTGCGGCGGCGCGGCTCCGCCGGGCGGCCCGAGGAGAAGGCTCCGGCGCGAGCGTCCGGGCCGGAGTGACGGGGCCGAGTGACGTGCACGAGCGACGGGCCCGAGGCACGGGACGGAGTGACGGGACCCGAGTGACGGAAACCGAGTGATGGAGACCGGGTAGTGGGCGCCGGCCACGCGCACCGGCTGTACCTGCCGGGCGCGTCCCCGGTGCACCGGCTGCCGCCGCACCCCAAGATCGTCGCGGTGCTGGCGTTCGTGCTGCTGGTCGTCGCCACGCCCCGGGAGCGGATGTGGGCGTTCGGCGGCTACGCGCTGCTGCTCGCGGCCGTGGCGCTGGTCGCGAAAGTGCCGTTCCCGACGGTGGCGCGGCGCACCGTGATCGAGGTGCCGTTCGTGGCGTTCGCGTTCCTCATCCCGTTCGTCGCCGAGGGTGAGAAGATCACCGTGCTGGGGCTGCAGGTGAGCGAGAGCGGGCTGTGGGACGCCTGGAACATCCTCGCCAAGGGCACCCTCGGCGTGGTCGCGTCCATCCTGCTCGCCGCGACCACCGAGCCGCGGATGCTGCTGCTCGGCGTCGAGCGCCTGCGGATGCCGCCGCTCATCACCCAGATCGCCGCGTTCATGCTCCGCTACGCCGACGTCGTCCTGGACGAGCTGGGGCGGATGCGGGTGGCGCGGGCGTCCCGGGGCTTCGAGGCCCGCGACGTCCGCGCCACGCGCGTGCTCGCCCGGTCGGTCGGCGCGCTGTTCCTGCGCTCCTACGAGCGGGGCGAGCGCGTCCACCTGGCGATGGTGAGCCGGGGCTACGACGGCCGCATGCCAGTCACGCACGAGGTCGGCGCGACCGCCGTGCAGTGGACGGCGGCCGCCCTGCTGCCCGCCGCCGCGGCGCTCGTCGCCCTCGCCGCCTGGATCGCGCCATGACCGGCCCGGACCGCGGCGCGCCGCCGGCCCCGTCGCTCGAGGTGAAGGGCCTCGCCTACGCCTACCCCGACGGCACGCAGGCCCTCTACGGCGTCGACCTCACGGTGGCGCGCGGGGAGCGGGTCGCCCTGCTCGGGCCGAACGGCGCCGGGAAGACCACCCTCGTCCTGCACCTGAACGGCATCCTGCACGGCGGGCTGGGCGAGGTCAGGGTCGGCGGCCTCGCGGTGGACCCGGGCGACCGGAAGTCGCTGCGGGAGATCCGCCGCCGCGTCGGCATCGTCTTCCAGGACCCCGACGACCAGCTGTTCATGCCGACCGTCCGGGAGGACGTCGCGTTCGGGCCCGCCAACCTCGGGCTGCGCGGCGCCGAGCTGGACCGGCGGGTGCGCGACGCCCTGTCGCGCGTCGGCATGCTGGACGCGGCGGACCGGCCGCCGCAGCACCTCAGCTTCGGCCAGCGCCGCCGCGTCGCGGTCGCGACCGTCCTGGCCATGGAGCCGGAGATCCTCGTGCTGGACGAGCCG
The sequence above is drawn from the Actinomadura hallensis genome and encodes:
- a CDS encoding nuclease-related domain-containing protein, which encodes MAIMERGNKHGARGHPRERSESTGAETTGSEETSEHHHQAPVKERSEEGPAAALLADPRVRRWLPTAGAAAGAALVVWLLIGWRLGLAVAVLVVVGDIVRRSRKSSSVPAWQKPSAAERRTERQLKSLERNGYVVLHARAVPRDDDGVSDGRIDHLVIGPSGVYAIDSEKWDKRLPVRTMSHLKLFHGPFNKKDRLDEARWEAQQASSILAERVGFEVPVQASVAIYGPSIPWKVMRVRDVDVYAGNRARAYLRRRPKILTESDVQRIFQAAEQALPPKYPN
- a CDS encoding amidase; protein product: MTQTHDLTATRMAAAVRTGEVSPVELTDHYLARIERLNEQVGAYVTVTAERAREEARQAEKAVLDADDRSALPPLHGVPVPIKDLNLVNGVRMTFGSRVYSDLTGFADDHIVTRLREAGSVLLGKTTTPEFGLPCYTESDVAPPARTPWDLSRSAGGSSGGAAAAVAAGLAPVAQGSDGGGSIRIPSSACGLFGIKPTRGRVSQGPVVPDLFGLSTNGPIARTVRDAALLLDVMAGHMPGDIYAAPPVEGSFASYAERPPGRLRIARSIEPPVPDAEVHPDCVAAYEAASELLEELGHEVVDLPPVLGPDVVPHFVTLWGAMATVTPVPEGSEHLLQPLTRWLRERGEATSAPQLFQAHAALQGALRAAFPVMNEYDAILTPTLAQPPAPIGYFHDQEPAENFERQKRFTPFTSMYNISGQPAVSVPLHVNADGLPIGIMLAGRLGGEGTLISLSAQLEEARPWIDRKPEIWTA
- the malQ gene encoding 4-alpha-glucanotransferase, producing the protein MADEELIRLAGLHGVAARYTDWRGREVAVSPDTLAAVLGALGVDASTPSAVRDGLERAGEPGRALPPNIVVRREAGPVTGLVLAELRRHLGSGEDAEVDVRQGAEEVLAPPGADVPGAERPFEPLVGLADVPSGWHRLRVRRGGRTDETRLLVAPVAPAPPRAWGFTAQLYSVRSRGSWGLGDLRDLADLAAWSGRELGAGFVLVNPLHATEPVPPIGPSPYSPMSRRFPSPLYLRVEDMPEYALLPARDRERLAALAGGLRAHDGLLDRDAVWAAKLEAFEAMYRLWREGPRREGDGSGYEEFRRREGAALDGYATWCAISEEQGTVDWRRWPPSVQDPGAPGVADTPRYRSRADFHAWLQWRLDGQLAAAQRAARDAGMPVGVVHDLAVGIPHGSADAWMYRDVLAPGMSVGAPPDEFNQRGQDWGQQPWRPDAMARDGYRPFREMVAAVLRHAGGIRLDHAMQVSRLWWVPEGASPAEGTYVRYDRDALLGCLTREAERFGAVVVGEDLGTVEPEIREAMARRGVLGTSLLWFERDAEGRPKPPDQWRELSLATVGTHDMPPITGFVHGDHIALRDRLGLLTRPRAEEEDDHRRQLADWLALLHDEGLLSASPSEIMRALADGSTAYDAQVVTALHAFLDRTPARLKGISLADAVGERRTQNQPGTTDEYPNWRIPLADADGRPVLLEDLGAAFVDPNLRPGRR
- the pepN gene encoding aminopeptidase N, which codes for MAGNLTRDEARERARLLNVESYAVDLDLTTGEDTFGSTTVIRFGSAETGASTFVDLHGAVVREATLNGKALDPASYDPEKGRLPLPDLAAENELRVVADCAYSRSGEGLHRFVDPVDGGVYLYSQFETADAHRMYACFDQPDLKATFAFTVKAPEDWVVVTNEAPETAGGSGGVWRFPPTPRVSTYITALIAGPYHVVRDEFRRDDGSVIPLGVYCRASLAEYLDADAIIDVTRRGFAYFEKVFGRRYPFGKYDQLFVPEFNAGAMENAGAVTFLEDYVFRSRVTDAAYERRAETILHEMAHMWFGDLVTMRWWDDLWLNESFATYMSVLCMAEATKWKGAWTTFANLEKAWAYRQDQLPSTHPIAADIPDIRAVEVNFDGITYAKGASVLKQLVAYVGLDNFLEGVRRYFDRHAWGNTVLTDLLGALEETSGREDLASWSKEWLETAGVNTMRPEFELDADGNFSSFAVLQEAKPDYPTLRSHRLAIGLYDRTEDGIVRRERVELDVVGARTEVPQLVGEKRPDLVLINDDDLTYAKIRLDEHSQRTLVDGIGEIRESLPRALCWSAAWDMTRDAEMATRDYVRLVAKGVRGVTDISVTQTLLRQARLALQQYADPAWREEGQRLLADTLMDLAREAEPGSDLQLAYTQAFAATAVTDEHLEFVQGLLDGSQALDGLTVDTDLRWTLLRRLVVTGKAGEAEIDAEHERDRTAAGERHAAGCKAAIPSAEAKAAAWERIVSGELPNAVFRATLGGFVEPDQADLLVPYVDKYFAEVGRIWDEWSSDMAQTFAEVAYPFLVIEQSTIDRTEAYIAEEQPPPALARLLSEGRDGVARALRARAKDAASA
- a CDS encoding DsbA family protein yields the protein MADDAATPVDFWFDPLCPWAWITSRWILEVEKLRPIKVRWHVMSLSVLNEDKEVPEEYRQAIEEGWGPVRVCVAAEQKYGPEVLGRLYTEMGTRRHHEKQQFGRPFYEAALTAAGLDPELADAAESTVYDEAVRASHKDGIDRVGQEVGTPVIAVEGNAFFGPVVSPVPRGEAAVKLWDGVLAVAGTDGFFELKRSRTRDPIFD
- a CDS encoding energy-coupling factor ABC transporter permease; protein product: MHVPDGFIDAPVSVAAGAVAVAGVAVALRGARRELDDRTAPLAGLTAAFVFAAQMLNFPVAGGTSGHLLGGALAAILVGPYAGVLAVSVVLLLQALLFADGGLSALGVNVILMALVTVFVGYGTFRLMLRVLPKTRAMVSGAAFAAALVSVPASALAFVVLYALGGTADVSLGTVAAAMVGVHVLIGIGEALITAVTVSSVLAVRPDLVYGARDLMKRPELRTAAPSASQA
- a CDS encoding PDGLE domain-containing protein, encoding MDTKRFFAGFLLVSLILAGVVSHFASGDPDGLEKVAEQEGISAQEKEHALGDSPLGDYGVKGVDNEWASVGLSGVIGVGAVLLVGGGLFWAVRRRGSAGRPEEKAPARASGPE
- the cbiQ gene encoding cobalt ECF transporter T component CbiQ, whose amino-acid sequence is MGAGHAHRLYLPGASPVHRLPPHPKIVAVLAFVLLVVATPRERMWAFGGYALLLAAVALVAKVPFPTVARRTVIEVPFVAFAFLIPFVAEGEKITVLGLQVSESGLWDAWNILAKGTLGVVASILLAATTEPRMLLLGVERLRMPPLITQIAAFMLRYADVVLDELGRMRVARASRGFEARDVRATRVLARSVGALFLRSYERGERVHLAMVSRGYDGRMPVTHEVGATAVQWTAAALLPAAAALVALAAWIAP